A single region of the Thunnus maccoyii chromosome 10, fThuMac1.1, whole genome shotgun sequence genome encodes:
- the mrpl13 gene encoding 39S ribosomal protein L13, mitochondrial, which translates to MSSFSRSAQQWATFARSWFVIDARMQPPGKIATMCSVRLQGKHKPIYHALSDCGDHVVVINSKHIAFSGNKWEQKVYSSHTGYPGGFKQVTAAQLHSKDPKAIVKLAVYGMLPKNLHRRTMMQRLHIFPEDELPDDIQANLTEELPQPREIPRKLSEYTQEEIDAFPRLWTPPEDYKMK; encoded by the exons ATGTCAAGTTTCTCCAGATCTGCCCAg CAATGGGCGACTTTCGCACGGTCCTGGTTTGTAATCGATGCCCGGATGCAGCCTCCTGGGAAAATAGCGACCATGTGCTCTGTTAGATTACAGGGGAAACACAAACCCATCTACCACGCACTGA GTGACTGTGGTGACCACGTCGTAGTAATAAACAGTAAACACATAGCTTTCTCTGGAAACAAATGGGAGCAGAAAGTCTATTCATCACACACGGG GTATCCAGGTGGATTCAAACAAGTCACAGCTGCCCAGCTCCACTCCAAGGACCCTAAAGCT ATTGTGAAGTTAGCCGTTTACGGCATGCTGCCTAAGAATCTGCACCGGCGCACCATGATGCAGCGATTACACATCTTTCCTGAAGAC GAGCTGCCAGATGACATCCAAGCCAACCTGACGGAGGAGCTGCCTCAGCCCAGAGAAATCCCCAGGAAGCTCAGCGAGTACACCCAGGAGGAGATAGACGCTTTCCCCAGACTGTGGACACC ACCTGAAGATTACAAGATGAAATGA